From Pseudomonas sp. G.S.17, the proteins below share one genomic window:
- the livM gene encoding high-affinity branched-chain amino acid ABC transporter permease LivM has translation MSAPIAKPINIKQSIIDAVVAGLLALIVFGPIVGIVLDGYSFNLQPTRVAWLVAIVMVGRFLMSLFLQTPKGIAISQSFESSGSGVHVLKPDHKSKLYWVIPLLIVIAIVFPVFANKYILTVVILGLIYVLLGLGLNIVVGLAGLLDLGYVAFYAIGAYGLALGYQYLGLGFWSALPLAAMAAALAGCILGFPVLRMHGDYLAIVTLGFGEIIRLVLNNWLSFTGGPNGVPVPSPTFFGLEFGRRAKDGGVPIHEFFGFDYNPDLKFIFIYAVLFLVVLAVLYVKHRLTRMPIGRAWEALREDEIACRSMGLNHVLVKLSAFTIGASTAGLAGVFFASYQGFVNPTSFTFFESALILAIVVLGGMGSTVGVVIAAFVLTVAPELLRSFSEYRVLLFGILMVLMMIWRPRGLIRISRTGVRPRKGVLVDPNATGKQGVTP, from the coding sequence ATGTCTGCTCCTATCGCTAAACCCATCAATATCAAGCAAAGCATAATCGACGCGGTGGTGGCCGGTTTGCTGGCGCTTATTGTGTTCGGTCCTATCGTCGGCATTGTCCTCGACGGCTATAGCTTTAATCTGCAACCGACCCGCGTGGCCTGGCTGGTGGCAATCGTCATGGTTGGCCGCTTCCTGATGAGCCTGTTCCTGCAGACGCCCAAAGGCATCGCCATTTCCCAGAGCTTCGAAAGTTCCGGCTCTGGCGTGCATGTGCTCAAGCCTGACCACAAGAGCAAGCTGTACTGGGTCATCCCGCTGCTGATCGTGATCGCCATCGTGTTCCCGGTGTTCGCCAACAAATACATCCTTACCGTGGTCATTCTCGGCCTGATTTATGTGCTGCTGGGCCTTGGCCTGAACATCGTGGTCGGTCTGGCCGGTCTGCTCGACCTGGGTTACGTGGCGTTCTATGCCATCGGCGCTTACGGACTGGCACTGGGTTATCAGTACCTCGGCCTGGGTTTCTGGTCGGCATTGCCATTGGCGGCCATGGCGGCAGCGTTGGCTGGCTGCATTCTCGGCTTCCCGGTCTTGCGCATGCACGGTGACTATCTGGCCATCGTGACGTTGGGCTTTGGCGAAATCATTCGTCTGGTGCTGAACAACTGGCTGTCGTTCACCGGCGGACCCAACGGCGTGCCGGTGCCATCGCCGACGTTCTTTGGCCTGGAATTCGGTCGCCGTGCCAAAGATGGCGGGGTGCCGATTCATGAGTTTTTCGGCTTCGATTACAACCCGGACCTGAAATTCATCTTCATCTATGCGGTGCTGTTCCTGGTCGTGCTGGCGGTGCTGTACGTCAAGCACCGCTTGACCCGCATGCCTATCGGTCGTGCCTGGGAAGCGCTGCGCGAGGATGAGATCGCCTGTCGTTCCATGGGTCTAAACCACGTACTGGTCAAGCTCTCGGCGTTTACTATTGGTGCGTCCACGGCAGGTCTGGCCGGGGTGTTTTTCGCCAGTTATCAAGGCTTCGTCAACCCGACGTCGTTCACCTTCTTCGAGTCGGCCTTGATTCTCGCTATCGTGGTTTTGGGTGGCATGGGCTCCACCGTCGGCGTTGTAATTGCAGCCTTCGTGTTGACCGTTGCTCCGGAATTGCTGCGCAGCTTCTCGGAGTATCGCGTCCTGCTGTTCGGAATCCTGATGGTGTTGATGATGATCTGGCGCCCACGCGGCCTGATCCGCATCAGCCGTACCGGCGTTCGCCCGCGCAAGGGTGTGTTGGTTGATCCCAATGCCACTGGGAAACAGGGAGTTACGCCATGA
- a CDS encoding ATP-binding cassette domain-containing protein, translating to MSSEIILSVEHLMMHFGGIKALSDVSIKVRKNSIFALIGPNGAGKTTVFNCLTGFYKATGGRIELHTRGTATNVIKLLGEPFQATDFVSPKSFLSRVYYKMFGGTHLVNRAGLARTFQNIRLFKEMSVLENLLVAQHMWVNRSMLAGILNTKGYRKAEEDAINTAFYWLEVVDLVDCANRLAGELSYGQQRRLEIARAMCTRPQVICLDEPAAGLNPQETEALSGMIRLLRDEHDMTIVLIEHDMGMVMGISDDIVVLDHGNVIAAGGPEQIRNDPKVIAAYLGADEEELV from the coding sequence ATGAGCAGCGAAATCATTCTCTCTGTCGAACATCTGATGATGCACTTCGGCGGTATCAAGGCGCTCAGCGACGTCAGCATCAAGGTCCGCAAGAATTCGATCTTTGCCCTGATCGGCCCCAACGGCGCGGGCAAGACCACGGTGTTCAACTGCCTGACCGGTTTCTATAAAGCCACCGGTGGGCGTATCGAGCTGCATACGCGCGGAACAGCGACCAACGTCATCAAGCTGCTGGGCGAACCCTTCCAGGCCACGGATTTTGTCTCGCCAAAAAGCTTCCTCAGCCGCGTGTACTACAAGATGTTCGGTGGCACCCATCTGGTGAACCGTGCCGGGCTGGCGCGAACCTTCCAGAACATTCGCCTGTTCAAGGAAATGTCGGTGCTGGAAAACCTGCTGGTCGCCCAGCACATGTGGGTCAACCGCAGCATGCTGGCCGGCATCCTCAACACCAAGGGCTACCGCAAGGCCGAAGAAGACGCGATCAACACCGCGTTTTACTGGCTGGAAGTGGTGGATCTGGTGGATTGCGCCAATCGTCTGGCCGGTGAATTGTCTTACGGCCAGCAGCGCCGTCTGGAAATCGCCAGGGCCATGTGCACGCGGCCGCAGGTTATCTGCCTCGACGAACCGGCCGCGGGCCTCAATCCGCAGGAAACCGAAGCCTTGAGCGGCATGATCCGCTTGCTGCGCGACGAACACGACATGACCATCGTGCTGATCGAGCACGACATGGGCATGGTCATGGGAATTTCCGACGATATTGTGGTGCTCGACCACGGCAACGTGATTGCCGCCGGTGGGCCGGAACAGATCCGCAACGATCCGAAAGTGATCGCCGCGTATCTGGGCGCTGATGAAGAGGAGTTGGTATGA
- a CDS encoding ABC transporter ATP-binding protein: MSKPILELKEIDVFYGPIQALKKVSLHINEGETVSLIGSNGAGKSTLLMSIFGQPRAASGQIIYQGTDITHKSSHYIASNGIAQSPEGRRVFPDMSVEENLMMGTIPIGDKHSAEDMQRMFELFPRLKERRNQRAMTMSGGEQQMLAIARALMSRPKLLLLDEPSLGLAPIIVKQIFSTLRELAATGMTIFLVEQNANHALRLSDRAYVMVNGEIRLTGTGKELLVNEEVRNAYLGGH; encoded by the coding sequence ATGAGTAAGCCGATCCTCGAATTGAAAGAGATCGATGTGTTTTACGGGCCTATCCAGGCCCTGAAAAAAGTCTCGCTGCACATCAACGAAGGCGAAACCGTGAGCCTGATTGGCTCCAATGGCGCGGGCAAGTCCACGCTGTTGATGTCGATCTTTGGCCAGCCGCGTGCGGCAAGCGGGCAGATCATCTATCAGGGCACCGACATCACCCACAAGTCGTCGCACTACATCGCGTCCAACGGTATCGCGCAGTCGCCGGAAGGGCGGCGGGTATTCCCCGACATGTCGGTGGAAGAAAACCTGATGATGGGCACCATCCCGATTGGCGACAAACACTCGGCTGAAGACATGCAGCGCATGTTCGAGTTGTTCCCGCGCCTCAAGGAGCGCCGTAACCAGCGCGCCATGACCATGTCCGGCGGCGAGCAGCAAATGCTTGCCATCGCCCGCGCCCTGATGAGCCGGCCCAAACTGCTGTTGCTCGACGAACCGAGCCTGGGTCTGGCGCCGATCATCGTCAAACAGATCTTCTCGACCCTGCGTGAACTGGCGGCCACCGGCATGACCATCTTCCTCGTCGAGCAGAACGCCAACCACGCGTTGCGACTGTCTGACCGGGCCTACGTGATGGTCAACGGCGAAATCCGCCTGACTGGCACCGGCAAGGAGCTGCTGGTCAACGAAGAGGTCAGGAACGCTTATCTGGGCGGGCATTGA
- a CDS encoding SDR family oxidoreductase, giving the protein MTSTVFITGATSGFGEACARRFAEAGWSLILTGRREERLNALSVELSKQTKVHTLVLDVRDRAAMEAAIEGLPAEFAKITGLINNAGLALGIDPAPKCDLDDWDTMIDTNIKGLVYSTRLLLPRLIAHGRGASIVNLGSVAGNYPYPGGNVYGGTKAFVGQFSLNLRNDLIGTGVRVTNLEPGLCESEFSLVRFGGDQSKYDATYAGAEPIQPQDIADTIFWIMNTPAHVNINSLELMPVSQTWAGFAIDRNRG; this is encoded by the coding sequence ATGACTTCCACTGTGTTCATTACCGGGGCAACTTCCGGATTTGGCGAAGCCTGTGCGCGCCGTTTTGCCGAAGCCGGATGGTCGCTGATCTTGACCGGTCGCCGTGAAGAGCGCCTCAACGCCCTGAGCGTTGAATTGTCCAAACAGACCAAAGTGCACACGCTGGTGCTGGACGTACGTGATCGTGCCGCCATGGAGGCCGCTATCGAGGGGCTGCCTGCGGAGTTCGCCAAGATCACAGGTCTGATCAACAACGCCGGTCTGGCGCTGGGCATCGATCCTGCGCCGAAATGCGACCTGGACGATTGGGACACCATGATCGACACCAACATCAAGGGTCTGGTCTACAGCACGCGCTTGCTGCTGCCACGCCTTATCGCCCATGGTCGCGGAGCGAGTATCGTCAACCTGGGTTCGGTTGCGGGCAACTATCCATATCCGGGCGGCAACGTCTACGGCGGCACCAAGGCATTTGTCGGTCAGTTCTCGCTGAACCTGCGCAATGACCTGATCGGCACGGGCGTGCGCGTCACCAATCTTGAGCCAGGCCTGTGCGAGAGCGAGTTCTCGCTGGTGCGTTTCGGTGGCGATCAGAGCAAGTACGACGCCACTTACGCGGGCGCCGAGCCGATTCAGCCGCAGGACATTGCCGATACGATCTTCTGGATCATGAACACCCCGGCGCACGTGAACATCAACAGCCTTGAGCTGATGCCGGTAAGCCAGACCTGGGCCGGCTTTGCGATTGATCGTAATCGCGGGTAA
- a CDS encoding AGE family epimerase/isomerase, producing the protein MPDVSSSASHSASNTVFAALEEHFLRVIVPLWLGPGWNADMALPYEAVDAEHRPLPPQRYRAMACARQLFVFSSLIDHPSVPEAADRAAALFRSLQGHFHDAENGGWFYSIDPQGAPLDRRKDLYTHAFIIFACAHYWAKVREPLVESVFNAALTVVAERFADGTGLYEAMLGEDWTSLNTGPLQNPLMHLAEAFLATLAVREDAATVGALDDLVHGMQERFVDNAHGVMLEKPLGAVDNWYEPGHQFEWFFLLDSSSHLRGSPLHTSLTQAFAHAEAQGVDPQTGAVVAMLEVDGTVRDGTQRIWAQAEYLRALALRPDSEAALGRELRALQTRFLHASGWNECLDSAGQVSRSDMPSTTPYHLATCYIGLAEYFRG; encoded by the coding sequence ATGCCCGATGTTTCCAGCTCCGCCTCCCACTCCGCCTCGAACACGGTATTTGCCGCCCTTGAGGAGCATTTCCTGCGCGTGATCGTTCCGCTCTGGCTGGGTCCGGGCTGGAATGCAGATATGGCGTTGCCCTACGAAGCCGTGGACGCCGAGCATCGCCCGTTGCCGCCGCAGCGCTACCGAGCCATGGCCTGTGCGCGACAGTTGTTCGTGTTTTCCAGCCTGATTGATCATCCGTCGGTGCCTGAAGCTGCGGACCGCGCTGCGGCGTTGTTTCGCTCGCTGCAAGGTCACTTCCACGATGCTGAAAACGGCGGCTGGTTCTACAGCATCGATCCGCAAGGCGCGCCGCTGGATCGCCGCAAGGATCTGTACACCCACGCGTTCATCATTTTTGCCTGCGCACATTATTGGGCCAAGGTCCGCGAGCCGCTGGTGGAGTCAGTCTTCAATGCGGCGCTGACCGTCGTCGCCGAGCGTTTCGCCGACGGCACCGGGCTGTACGAAGCGATGCTTGGCGAAGACTGGACGTCACTGAACACGGGGCCACTGCAAAATCCGCTCATGCACCTGGCTGAAGCCTTCCTCGCGACCCTGGCCGTGCGTGAAGACGCCGCCACGGTCGGCGCGCTGGATGATCTGGTGCACGGCATGCAGGAACGCTTTGTGGATAACGCCCACGGCGTGATGCTGGAAAAACCGCTGGGAGCTGTGGATAACTGGTACGAACCCGGTCATCAATTCGAATGGTTCTTCCTGCTGGATTCTTCGTCACACCTGCGTGGCAGCCCGCTGCACACATCGCTGACCCAGGCGTTCGCCCATGCCGAAGCGCAAGGCGTCGACCCGCAGACGGGCGCGGTAGTGGCGATGCTGGAAGTGGACGGCACGGTTCGCGACGGCACCCAGCGCATCTGGGCGCAAGCGGAATACCTGCGGGCGCTGGCGTTGCGGCCTGACAGTGAGGCGGCGCTAGGTCGTGAGTTGCGCGCGCTGCAAACGCGCTTTCTGCACGCCAGCGGCTGGAATGAATGCCTGGACAGCGCCGGCCAGGTCAGCCGCAGCGACATGCCGTCAACCACGCCGTATCACCTGGCGACCTGTTATATCGGCCTGGCGGAGTATTTTCGGGGCTGA